In Cellvibrio polysaccharolyticus, a genomic segment contains:
- a CDS encoding LamG domain-containing protein → MSFKKNLLSLGLCLSLSAVALAESPSVVWSVDALNNIGGHETNALGNPRVVETPYGKAVAFDGDGDRLLVNNNPLVGASEFTVEIIFRPNDVFPNNWEPRFLHIEAPDNTDRRLTIELRLNDKQQWYLDSYIKSEKSQAVLIDETLVHPVNEWAHAAVTYKDRQFTAYVNGKKELSAEVEYLPIADHAATSLGARMNQVHWFNGDILQVRVTPKSLAPAEFLTVDKLEK, encoded by the coding sequence ATGTCTTTTAAAAAAAATCTGCTGTCTTTAGGTTTGTGTTTATCCTTATCCGCAGTCGCGCTGGCTGAATCGCCATCCGTCGTCTGGTCGGTTGACGCGCTGAATAATATCGGCGGCCATGAAACCAATGCCCTGGGTAATCCTCGCGTCGTAGAAACGCCTTACGGTAAAGCGGTAGCGTTTGATGGTGACGGTGATCGACTGCTGGTTAATAACAACCCGTTGGTCGGTGCCAGTGAATTTACCGTAGAAATTATTTTTCGTCCTAACGATGTCTTCCCGAATAACTGGGAGCCGCGTTTTTTGCACATTGAAGCGCCGGACAATACCGACCGCCGGCTGACCATTGAGTTGCGTTTGAACGACAAACAGCAATGGTATCTCGACAGCTACATCAAGTCGGAAAAATCCCAAGCGGTGTTGATTGACGAAACGCTGGTGCACCCGGTAAATGAATGGGCGCACGCTGCCGTTACCTACAAAGATCGCCAATTTACTGCCTACGTTAACGGCAAAAAAGAGCTGTCAGCAGAGGTGGAGTACTTGCCTATTGCCGATCATGCGGCAACCTCTCTCGGGGCGCGGATGAATCAGGTGCACTGGTTTAACGGGGATATTTTGCAGGTGCGTGTAACGCCGAAATCGCTGGCGCCCGCTGAGTTTTTAACCGTAGACAAGCTGGAAAAATAA